The following coding sequences lie in one Arachis hypogaea cultivar Tifrunner chromosome 9, arahy.Tifrunner.gnm2.J5K5, whole genome shotgun sequence genomic window:
- the LOC112709620 gene encoding uncharacterized protein yields the protein MTTTTDAAAAASSEAQLLKTVTTILTSHRDPHTALKPLIQNLTLPTVLSVLSSTQLHRTHSATLLSFFHILRHSPHPSLSSSPEPLLALLPGLLVHRRYSSARSLLLNFISSDHPRHSLHQVLVRRPRLPQPLLDTSLSAYALSDHPDLAFQLFNKMKRLRIKPNLLTCHSLLSSLVRRHPHSSHSIHLSKQVFNDFLKLGITPNTTTFNILIHGSCLDNNFNDALSFMNQMTDFACSPDNITYNTILDALCRKGQLSKVREVLLEMKGSGVSPNRNTYNILVHGYCKLRWLKEAAEVVELMRANDMVPDIWTYNTIMRGLCDKGKVKEAISLRDDMESLRVMPDEVTYNTLIDGCFQWRGSVEAFKLVEEMKGKGVKPNAVTHNIMVKWYCKEGKMDEAGCVVAKMVESGFSPDCFTYNTMINGYCKAGNLGEAFKMMDEMGRKGLKMDTFTLNTIVHRLCVEKLLKEAYELTVKAAKRGYILDEVTYGTLIMGYFKNEQTNKALKLWDEMKEKGIIPSVVTYNTIIRGLCHSLKTDQAVDKLNELLDKGLAPNEATCNIIIHGYCWEGAVEKAFLFYNRMVENSFKPDVITCNILLRGLCKNGMFEKAFNLFNTWITKGKPVDAVTYNTLISVLCKEAKLDEAFDLMTEMEKKKLGPDRYTYTAIIGALTHAGRTEEAKKFMSKLLETSPNMISEDTSQMLGSGDMDYSEQITNFCTQGKYKEAMKLFQESEQKGVSLHKSAYFKLMDGLLKRRKSISKASLSD from the coding sequence atgaccaccaccaccGACGCAGCCGCCGCAGCTTCATCGGAAGCTCAGCTGCTGAAAACGGTGACCACCATCCTCACCAGCCACCGTGACCCCCACACCGCGCTCAAACCCTTAATCCAAAATCTCACCCTCCCCACGGTGCTTTCCGTCCTCTCCTCCACCCAACTCCATCGCACCCACTCCGCCACCCTCCTTTCCTTCTTCCACATCCTCCGCCACTCTCCCCACCCTTCTCTCTCCTCCTCCCCTGAGCCCCTCCTCGCCCTCCTACCCGGCCTCCTCGTCCACCGCCGCTACTCCTCCGCCCGCTCCCTCCTCCTCAACTTCATCTCCTCCGACCACCCCCGCCACTCCCTCCACCAGGTCCTCGTCCGCCGCCCCCGCCTCCCGCAGCCACTCCTCGACACCTCCCTCTCCGCCTACGCCCTCTCCGACCACCCCGACCTCGCCTTCCAGCTCTTCAACAAGATGAAGCGCCTCCGTATTAAACCCAACCTCCTCACCTGccactccctcctctcctccctcGTCCGCCGCCACCCTCATTCCTCTCACTCCATTCACCTCTCCAAGCAAGTCTTTAACGATTTCCTTAAGCTCGGTATAACACCAAACACCACCACCTTCAACATCTTGATCCATGGTTCTTGTCttgataataattttaatgatgcTCTTAGCTTCATGAACCAAATGACTGATTTTGCTTGTTCTCCTGATAATATCACTTACAATACTATTCTTGATGCATTGTGTAGGAAGGGCCAATTGAGTAAGGTTAGGGAGGTTTTGCTAGAGATGAAAGGTAGCGGGGTTTCCCCAAATAGGAACACCTATAATATCTTGGTTCATGGCTATTGTAAGTTGAGGTGGTTGAAGGAGGCTGCCGAGGTTGTCGAGTTGATGAGAGCAAACGACATGGTACCGGATATTTGGACTTATAATACAATCATGAGGGGTTTGTGCGACAAGGGGAAGGTCAAGGAGGCGATTAGCCTAAGGGATGATATGGAGAGCCTGAGGGTGATGCCGGATGAGGTTACCTACAATACTCTGATTGACGGGTGTTTTCAGTGGCGGGGGAGTGTGGAGGCATTCAAGTTGGTTGAGGAAATGAAGGGAAAGGGAGTCAAGCCGAACGCGGTGACTCACAATATAATGGTGAAGTGGTACTGTAAGGAAGGTAAGATGGATGAAGCCGGCTGTGTCGTGGCAAAGATGGTGGAGAGTGGGTTTTCACCGGACTGTTTTACTTATAATACTATGATCAATGGTTATTGTAAAGCAGGAAATCTGGGAGAAGCTTTTAAGATGATGGATGAAATGGGGAGGAAAGGTTTAAAGATGGATACTTTTACTCTGAACACTATAGTGCACAGATTGTGCGTGGAGAAGCTGCTCAAAGAGGCATACGAGTTGACTGTGAAGGCTGCAAAGCGAGGTTATATTCTCGATGAGGTAACCTATGGAACTCTAATCATGGGATACTTTAAAAATGAACAAACAAACAAAGCTCTGAAGCTTTGGGATGAGATGAAGGAGAAGGGGATCATTCCTAGTGTTGTCACTTATAACACTATAATTAGGGGGTTGTGCCATTCCTTAAAAACTGATCAGGCTGTAGATAAATTGAATGAGCTTTTAGATAAAGGTTTGGCCCCCAATGAAGCTACGTGTAACATAATTATTCATGGTTACTGCTGGGAGGGAGCAGTGGAGAAAGCATTCTTGTTCTATAACAGAATGGTTGAGAACTCATTCAAGCCGGATGTTATTACATGTAACATTCTTCTTCGAGGGCTTTGCAAAAATGGTATGTTCGAGAAGGCCTTTAATTTAtttaacacatggatcactaaAGGTAAGCCCGTTGATGCAGTTACGTACAACACGTTGATTTCCGTCCTTTGCAAAGAAGCGAAACTTGATGAAGCATTTGACCTCATGACTGAGATGGAGAAGAAAAAATTGGGGCCGGACCGATATACTTATACTGCCATCATTGGTGCACTTACTCATGCTGGGAGAACTGAGGAAGCAAAGAAATTCATGTCAAAACTCCTAGAGACAAGTCCAAATATGATAAGTGAAGACACTTCACAAATGCTTGGTTCAGGCGACATGGATTACTCAGAACAGATAACTAATTTTTGTACTCAAGGGAAGTACAAAGAGGCAATGAAACTATTTCAAGAATCAGAGCAGAAAGGAGTTAGTTTGCATAAATCTGCTTATTTCAAGTTAATGGATGGGCTATTGAAGAGGCGGAAAAGCATATCGAAGGCCTCCTTATCAGATTAA
- the LOC114923983 gene encoding ATP-dependent 6-phosphofructokinase 2, whose amino-acid sequence MRGAVKIFDEIRRRKLNVAVVGIPKTVDNDVGIIDRSFGFQTAVEMAQQAISAAHVEAVSAVNGIGLVKLMGRSTGHIALYATLSSRDVDCCLIPEVDFFLEGKGGLFEFLDKRLKANGHAVLVVAEGAGQDIIPRTDSQKQEKDESGNPVFLDVGVWLKSELNKWWAREHPDELFTVKYIDPTYMIRAVAANATDNLYCTLLAHSAIHGIMAGYTGFVAGLINGNYAYIPLDDIASAKNPVNTKDHKWSWVRSVTNQPDFERS is encoded by the coding sequence ATGCGAGGAGCTGTGAAGATATTTGATGAAATTAGACGTCGCAAACTGAATGTTGCAGTTGTTGGAATTCCTAAGACCGTGGATAATGATGTGGGAATAATTGACAGATCTTTTGGATTCCAAACAGCAGTTGAAATGGCTCAGCAAGCAATAAGTGCCGCTCATGTAGAGGCTGTGAGTGCGGTTAACGGGATAGGCCTGGTAAAGCTGATGGGTCGAAGTACAGGGCACATAGCTTTATATGCAACACTTAGCAGCCGTGATGTCGATTGCTGCCTAATTCCTGAGGTAGACTTTTTCTTGGAAGGAAAAGGAGGACTTTTCGAATTTCTCGACAAGCGACTGAAGGCAAATGGGCATGCGGTGCTTGTGGTTGCTGAGGGTGCTGGCCAGGATATAATACCCAGAACCGATTCACAGAAGCAAGAAAAGGATGAATCTGGCAATCCAGTGTTCTTGGATGTTGGTGTGTGGCTGAAATCAGAGCTAAACAAGTGGTGGGCGAGGGAGCACCCGGATGAGTTATTTACGGTGAAGTACATAGATCCTACATACATGATTCGTGCTGTTGCTGCAAATGCCACTGATAATTTGTACTGCACACTTCTAGCGCACTCTGCAATTCATGGTATTATGGCAGGGTATACTGGATTCGTAGCTGGTCTTATTAATGGAAACTATGCATATATTCCATTGGATGATATAGCGAGTGCAAAGAACCCAGTCAATACAAAAGATCATAAGTGGTCGTGGGTGAGATCTGTCACCAATCAGCCTGATTTTGAAAGGAGCTAG